Proteins from one Microcoleus sp. bin38.metabat.b11b12b14.051 genomic window:
- a CDS encoding helix-turn-helix domain-containing protein translates to MAGVCRLSIAETTEELKSLLTEQKTASGFQKIQALYLFKICHVKTVKELAMTIGVNRITVQRWLRKYRSEGLEGLLETKHSGGRKPAIPPLARASLAMRLSDPQKGFKTYGEIQEWLQQEYSIEASYKAVYATVRYQLKAKLTKV, encoded by the coding sequence ATGGCTGGAGTATGTAGGCTGAGCATCGCAGAGACAACTGAAGAGCTAAAAAGTTTGTTAACAGAACAAAAAACGGCAAGTGGCTTTCAAAAAATTCAAGCACTTTACCTGTTCAAAATTTGTCACGTTAAGACAGTTAAAGAATTAGCAATGACAATCGGAGTCAACCGAATTACAGTGCAGCGGTGGCTGAGAAAATACCGCTCGGAGGGACTAGAAGGACTTCTGGAAACAAAGCACAGTGGCGGCCGCAAGCCAGCAATTCCTCCTCTAGCCCGCGCTAGTTTGGCAATGCGCCTCAGCGACCCCCAAAAAGGCTTTAAAACCTATGGAGAAATTCAAGAGTGGTTGCAGCAAGAATACAGCATTGAGGCTTCATATAAAGCCGTTTATGCAACAGTCAGGTACCAGCTAAAAGCCAAACTAACGAAAGTTTAG
- a CDS encoding metal-sensitive transcriptional regulator, whose product MILSDTSTDKSLPSNSHHHHGDESVHPHHHDEESMRRLVNRLSRIEGHVRGIKTMVQENRPCPEVLVQVAAVRGALDRVARIILDEHLTQCIARAAKEGNIDTEIEELKAALDRFLP is encoded by the coding sequence ATGATTCTATCTGATACTTCTACTGACAAATCCTTACCCTCAAATTCCCACCACCATCACGGCGATGAATCTGTCCACCCTCACCATCACGATGAAGAATCCATGCGGCGGCTCGTCAATCGCTTGTCTCGGATTGAGGGACACGTGCGCGGCATCAAAACAATGGTGCAAGAAAACCGTCCCTGTCCCGAAGTTCTCGTGCAAGTTGCCGCGGTTCGAGGAGCGCTCGATCGTGTCGCGAGAATCATTTTAGACGAACATTTAACTCAGTGCATTGCCAGAGCCGCTAAAGAAGGCAATATCGATACGGAAATAGAAGAGTTGAAAGCAGCTTTAGATCGGTTTTTGCCTTAG
- a CDS encoding HhoA/HhoB/HtrA family serine endopeptidase, translating to MRLFKFFGSAPRTAERWLAPLLAITIALSVLFINPALAWAAEGKNPPNWRQQPKTAADKAQFPSSPAIAQNPQLLALRGPELPAQVAGDTSSFVTAAVERVGPAVVRIDTERTVSRNLDPLMEDPFFRRFLEEDPRNKTPRQEHLRGQGSGFIIDKSGVILTNAHVVDKADRVTVTLNDGRTFPGEVQGTDEVTDLAVVKINTKQANLPVATLGDSDAVKVGDWAIAVGNPLGFDNTVTLGIISTLKRSSAAVGIPDKRLDFIQTDAAINPGNSGGPLLNSRGEVIGINTAIRADAMGIGFAIPIDKAKAIYAQLAKGEKVSHPFLGIQMIALTPEMARENNSDPNAPLIVPEVTGVLVMRVVPNTPAEKAGVRKGDVIVQIEGEKVTQPEQLQNLVENSQIGQILQLKVRRGSQVQEVAVTTAQLRDF from the coding sequence ATGCGACTATTTAAGTTTTTTGGTTCCGCACCCCGCACCGCCGAGCGCTGGCTAGCCCCGCTCTTAGCAATAACCATCGCCCTGAGTGTTCTATTCATCAATCCTGCACTTGCTTGGGCCGCTGAGGGCAAAAATCCGCCAAACTGGCGCCAACAGCCTAAAACAGCCGCAGACAAAGCACAGTTCCCTAGTTCTCCAGCAATTGCTCAGAATCCGCAACTCCTAGCGCTGCGGGGCCCCGAACTCCCGGCGCAGGTGGCGGGAGACACCAGCAGTTTTGTGACTGCTGCCGTCGAGCGAGTAGGCCCCGCCGTAGTTCGCATTGATACCGAGCGCACAGTCAGCCGCAACCTCGACCCGTTAATGGAAGACCCATTCTTCCGTAGATTTTTGGAAGAAGATCCGCGCAACAAAACTCCCAGACAAGAACACTTGCGCGGTCAAGGTTCTGGTTTCATCATCGACAAAAGCGGGGTTATTTTAACTAACGCTCACGTAGTTGATAAAGCCGATCGAGTAACTGTCACCTTAAACGACGGCCGGACTTTTCCAGGAGAAGTGCAAGGTACTGACGAAGTAACAGATTTGGCTGTAGTCAAAATTAATACCAAACAAGCCAACTTGCCCGTAGCAACACTGGGAGATTCCGATGCGGTGAAAGTGGGTGATTGGGCGATCGCCGTGGGCAACCCCCTCGGATTTGACAACACCGTCACACTAGGCATTATCAGCACCCTCAAGCGATCGAGCGCAGCCGTCGGAATTCCCGACAAGCGACTCGATTTCATTCAAACAGACGCCGCCATCAATCCCGGCAATTCCGGCGGGCCACTGTTAAACAGCAGAGGAGAAGTCATTGGTATCAATACGGCGATTCGGGCGGATGCAATGGGTATTGGGTTTGCAATTCCGATCGACAAAGCCAAGGCCATCTACGCGCAATTAGCCAAGGGAGAAAAAGTCAGCCACCCATTTTTGGGTATTCAGATGATTGCTTTGACTCCCGAAATGGCTAGAGAAAATAATTCCGATCCCAATGCTCCTTTGATTGTGCCGGAAGTGACAGGGGTTTTGGTGATGCGAGTAGTCCCAAATACGCCTGCTGAAAAAGCGGGGGTACGTAAGGGTGATGTGATCGTTCAAATTGAGGGCGAGAAAGTGACTCAACCCGAACAGTTGCAAAATTTGGTGGAAAATAGTCAAATCGGTCAAATTTTGCAACTGAAAGTGCGCCGCGGTTCTCAGGTTCAGGAAGTTGCCGTTACAACTGCTCAATTGAGGGATTTTTAG